Within the Sphaerodactylus townsendi isolate TG3544 unplaced genomic scaffold, MPM_Stown_v2.3 scaffold_42, whole genome shotgun sequence genome, the region CATCCAGCCTTGATAGCAAGGCATCCCAGTTcatccctctctgtcccatccaAAACATAGCCTCatggctggcaaggccaaggtTGCTCACTCTCCTTGCTACATGGGTCAGCTACACCCAATGCCtggcagaggaaatggcagctaggtGCATGTGCAAGGTCTTGGAGGCTTAGCCCTGACCCTATCATTAcgttgaccgctgttttaatggttttaatggtttttagttaATGTATTGATTgttgtggtcactattgtgaacccttatttattgtatatattgatgttgtacaccgcccagagccccttgggatggggcggtttataaataaataaataaataaataaataaataaataaataaataaataaataaataaataaataaataaataaataaataaaagtgttccAGGTAGCAAAGGACTATCACCTCCATGAATGGAGTAAAATCCTGGAAGGCAGAGGGGGCCAAGAAAGCCAGGAAGGCAGACACAGCCCCTTGGTATGCCTGGTGTGTTGCAGGGGCCAGGGATCCAAGAACTCCCTGGATGATCAGGTGCTGCCAAGGCTCCACGGGTCCAGTGGGAACACAGGGTGACTTCTCACATTGGGGGGCCAAGGCTCAGAACTTCTCTTCCTGGGAGTGAGACAAGGCATCCACGATGCCATTGTCAGCGCCCGAACCAGTAGCGGAGATAtaaggggctgggggtggggggtgggtgttgcaccaggcatgcacctggggggtggaaaatcaccccaacctctcccccttccccccattgcCATCCCCACCTCTTTGCGCCCTCCCCACTTagcttagttcagcctggaaagggccttggtgggaactacactaccctggagaccttgtgagcttttttcagcctgaactgaacaggcctgaacttcttcagctgaactttttcagtctaaactaaggtaagtggggaaggggcagggggctgcagggggggactatggggggcagaaaacatagaatctgccctggacacagtttggcccagctacacctctgacccAGACTAAATGCATGACTCGCTCAGAGCGGGACATTTGGTGGTTGTTAACCCTGATAattgcctggttgtcacaccaaaagAGAATGTGCTTATCCTTAAATAGGTCACACCACAAATAAACTGCAACCAGGATGGGGAAGGATGCAAGGAAAGTGCGGTTTCGCAGTAAACCTGAGCCTTCCCAGCTGCTGCACCATCGTTGCATGAACCGCTGCCCCGTAAAAACATACTGAAACCCAGGCTGCTGGAGGTGTCAGAGTGAACCTGGAAGGCCTCCTCAGGGTTGAGCAGCATCTGCCAAAGCAAGACACTGTGGTAATTCCAGCCAAACAGCCCAGTCCAGCCTTAATCCTTTGCTGAATCTAATGAAATGGTGTGGGAAGGAGGTCCCAGACGTGGCCCTGGACAGTTATGCACAGAATGCACACCCAGGTGCCATGACCCTAGAAGCAAAGAAAAGGTCCCCGATGACCACCTGCAACTCCTGAAGGGTGCATTTTTTTCTTGCCTATAAGCAACAGGAGAAGTGAACACGACGTATCTAACTTATCCCTTGGCAGGCATCAAGTGCCCTGCATGATATCTAACAAAACACCCAGGTAAACTAATAGAGTGGTAGGGCCCACCATCTTTTCCCTCACCTGTGTGATCCCCAGCTCTTCACCAAGGGCCTGGAAACCAACACCAACCTCTCCAGAAGTTGTGGCCATAAATAGAAAGGTGGAATGTTGTGCTCTGTGGTATTTGCAGCATTGAAAAGACAACATTGGAGAAATTGTGGACTNNNNNNNNNNNNNNNNNNNNNNNNNNNNNNNNNNNNNNNNNNNNNNNNNNNNNNNNNNNNNNNNNNNNNNNNNNNNNNNNNNNNNAAACCAGCCCCAAACTGCCCTTTATCCATCAGAGATTAGGTCCTTCATGAGCCTGGGTTCAGTGAACTGATCTTACGAGGAAAACCTGCCATGGCTCATATGTGCCACGGCTCATAAAAGGAGCAGGCACGCTGTGCTTGGCATTTCAGTGGCAAGAGAGATCCGCGCACCGCTTGCCCGCCTGTCCTGCTGCAAAACATCTGAACAGCTGCTCTTTTGCAACCATGAAGCCAGCTACAGTGGGCCTCctctggtccctggccctcctcACGATTGTCTCCGCCGCCTCCAACAGCTACGAGGAGAGGGTTCTTTGTTATGACTACAAGTTTCTCGCTGCTGTCAAAGAAGAATGCTCAGGATCCAGGAAAAGGAATCTTCATGATGTGCATTACCAAGAGGTATCAGGTAAGCATAACCCCAATCCTGTTTACAGGAtggcctcaggagcagcaggactataaggagcagcagtggcgtagtggttaagaggcggtgtactctaatctgcaggaaaccaggtttgattcccccgctctgccgcttgagctgtggaggcttatctggggaattcagattagcctgtgcactccaacacacgccagctgggtgaccttgggctagtcacagttcttctcagctctctcagccccacccacctcacagggtgtttgttgtgaggggggaagggaaaggaatttgtaagcccctttgagtctccttgcagaagggaaaggggggatataaatccaactcttctcctctgCTTTGGAACAAGGTCTCCTGGttacagtgacgtaggtatagatttttatgaggGGGttcaggttagggttagggttaggcctaaccctaaccctaaccctaacccctacctgcctctgggggcatggccacgcctccccaagctccacccccagcctaagtgcttataattttggcagtcctttgtcaagccaatctgaaatgtacaaatacaaatgtcaataaataaaagtctatctaatcctttcattttcatataattaaacaaaaatccaaagaaccctcccaatacacttacaattgttgtataAAGTATTCTTTtcccttactcctctaggagcacaactgttttttcttacactatataaaaaaataaaacattcatattattcaactttaaacctaaattttcatataaataataatacaacatttttcattgtaaaaattcacctagatagtttccaaactgaattcaaatttcccttgaatggctcttcttctattagagcaaacaaaaggggagaagaaagaaaaagaagaagatgaggaatacattcaaaatatattgttccaagcttttttaaaagtaatcaaATGCCTTTCCAAATACATAAACACACTtactaaatagtccttctctctggatatcaggatctcatgtgagagcACAATACAAGGGAGTTTCCACAGTATATACTGGTTAATTGTTCCCAGCTGTGGTATCAGCTGTAATTACAGAAATGCTGAGTAGTCAATTGCAGAATTGAGTCCTTGTGGGGCTGTTGTTCCTAATTCAAAGATCAACCTTGtctctctttgttttaattttcttcttatgTCCATTGAACAATCCCACGTAGCCACTGTTTCTATTACTGTAAATTTCAGGGATTCAGGTGAGTGGTTATTTGCCAAAAAGTGGTCCACCAAAGGAGCTCCTTGTACTTTGTTGTGTATTCTTGATAGATGTTCCAAAATTCTGACACGTATTTCCCTAGATGTTTCCCCTGTATACAACAAGTTGCATTCACACTTGATCATATATATcacattctttgttctgcatgtgGAAAAATGCTTCAATGTTTTAAACCACCCTCTCTCCTACCTAAACTAGATCTTTCTTGGAAGTGCCTTTCTTCATACAGTCCTTCCTcagaggtaagaacataagaacaagccagctggatcagaccagagtccatctagtccagctctctgctactcgcagtggcccaccaggtgccattgggagctcacatgtaggatgtgaaagccttctgttgctcctgagcacctggtctgttaaggcatttgcaatctcagatcaaagaggatcaagattggtagccataaatcgacttctccataaatctgtccaagccccttttaaagctatccaggttagtggccataaccacctcctgtggcagcatattccaaacaccaatcacacgttgcgtgaagaagtgtttccttttattagtcctaattcttccccccagcattttcaatgaatgtcccctggttctagtattgtgagaaagagaggaaaaatttctctctgtcaacattttctaccccacgcataattttatagacttcaatcatatcccccctcagacgtctcctctccaaactaaagagtcccaaacgctgcagcctctcctcataaggaaggtgctccagtccctcaatcatcctcgttgcccttctctgcactttttctatctcttcaatatcctttttgagatgtggcggccagaactgaacacagtactccaagtgcggttgcaccactgctttatataagggcatgacaatccttgcagttttattctcaatttctttcctaatgatccccagcataggagtttgcctttttcacagctgccatgcattgagttgacattcccatggaactatcaactaagacacctaaatccctttcctggtctgtgactgatagcactgacccctgtagcgtgtatgtgaagtttggattttttgcccctatgtgcatcactttacattttgcaacattgaactgcatttgccatttcttagcccactcacctaatttatcaaggtccgcttggagctcttcacaatcctttgcggttctaaCCACACTGGAGACTGTTGATACAGTCTCCAGTCTATCTGTAATCTCAAAGTCTGAAGAGCTATACACATCCTGCCAAGTTATGCTTTTGTACCTTTCATCACCATTCTCATTCTATTTTATTCTCTACCACATCTGATTGAGTTGATCCCTTTAAATCCGAATCCATTTTATTTATATCAGTAGCTAGCCATCTCCTGGGAAATACACCAGGTTGACAAAGCTGCGCCCAACATGGTGTGGTAATGAAAACAAGCCCACCTGCGTTTCCTAGCAGAACtccttgaaaacacacacacaccgtaaAACTAAGTAAAGCTTTATTGAAGAAAGTTAGAaaacatcaattaaaaacaaGGCACATAGTTCAGTGCTAGCAGGATGCTTACAAAATTACAAAGCTAACTACCTACTGACTGAAATCCAAATACATAATAGTTGGTTCTTGAGGCACAAAGGTTCCAGACTTTTATACAAATGTGTTTCTGACGGTGTGGTATAGTGTGTATATTCCTTTAAGATATAAGTACTTAAGGACATGTAAAGAAGGGAAGTGCATGCAGCATCATTTCCCctagagggggaagggggaagacatGTTCTCATTAGCCTAATTTATGGAGAAACAAACCACAACAAGAAAGGATAGCAAATGCAACACTTTGAGCAGGTTCCCTAcagcaaaacagcaaaagaaaaaattgCTTTTGCAATTAAGTCTCATTGTGGCTGGACTTTATACAGCCACTGTATGCAGACGGGTGTGGAAGGTGAAGCAAATGAATGTGacaaattgtattttttaaatgcaggATCAAGGTCACAAAAATCGGAAGTTTTCACCAGAAGGTCCAATGAGAGCACTCGTTACAGCTTTCATTAGGATAACATTCTGTGGGATTGTGCCCCAAGGGTTGTTCTGGGTCCTTCTTACAGAAAAGAATGTCCACTCTGTAGGGTCTTTCATACAGTTTAAGATGGTGCTTCACATGAGTAACATTTCAAATGATGTAGCATCCGGACACACCCCTGTTTCAGTTTGGGATTCACTAATATTAAGATGATGGCATGTCCAGAAAGATACACAGCATTCATATTTTGAAAAGCACTGATTGTCCAAGGATACTCATAGACCGAGGACAGTACAGGTTGTACAATGCCTGCTACAAAACTGAATAGGtacaaaacagcaaaagaagCCAGAGCTTTGATGGCAGTCAAGTGAACTTGTGTGTTGAGATCCTTGATGCCAGTTCCACTGCTTTGCAAGTGTCTTATGTGCTTCCAAAGAGAATGTATTAGAAAGATGGATGATGACAAAAATAACATAAATGGAATGGTAGTGGGGGCAAtgtagagaagaaaagaaaaatacttacAAGCGTTAAGGGCTTCAAATGCTGAATTGCTGCTATTGCGTGAAAGTGATTCAAaggaaaaacatgtttcagagAAAACATAGTTTAAAATTGTCACAGTCATAATAGCCACAGCAGCAGAGAAGACCATGGAGCCAAGAAGCAGCCATGGGGCCAGCCTAGAGAATCTTTGCTTCATTTGGAGGAAAAGAGGGTGGGAGAAGATGCCAATCTTTACAAAGTACAAAACACTGAGCCAGGCAGCAAACCAAAGATCTAAAATGTTCATAAAAATCCAAATTGTCCTATTGATGGTGATCATGTACGTCTGGAAATAGGTGCGAATGAAAAAAGAATACAGAGTTATATTCAGAATTACTATAATCTGCAATGTAAACCTCAACAGACCAAGACAGCACAAGATCAAGTCAGCTGGAGATAATTTCCTCCTTCTGAACCAGTCGATACAAATGAAAAGGACAATAAATCCATTGGCCACCATTCCAAAGAGAGTATTCAAAACCAGAGCTGCAAAGACAATTGCTAGTATGGTAGACATCTTTCAGACTGCAAAAGAAACAGCAACACCGCCTTTGAAGTCCACAATTTCTCCAATGTTGTCTTTTCAATGCTGCAAATACCACAGAGCATAACATTCTGCCCTTCTATTTatgtccaaaacatctggagaggtTGGTGTTGGTTTCCAGTGTCAACCGTGTACAGATGCAAATATTACTAGAAGGGATTTTGTTACCCAGTTTGCATTCTGTTCTCATATATCAGGCTTGTGTATTCTACAGAGATGCCAAATACAGTGTTAGCATTTGCTTTTGCAAATGAGCATGCACTATCCTTGTGGTATTTGTGgtcttaaaacaaatattttttcgAATGTTGtcttattccccccaccccactctacCCCATAAGCTTGGAAAGCCTTTCTCTATAGTTGGGCAGTGACTTCGTCAGGATAACTGTTCAGATAAGTTAATTTTTTGGATACTTAAAAGTAGAATGTTAAACTATATGGATGAAGAGCAAAGAGAACTTATCATTACAGCAAAGGTTACAAGATGACTTTGCACCCAAGCACATTGACTTCTTCACAAATGACCAGCTACAGGGACAGTGGCCACTCCTTCCCAGGGATCCCTCCATAGCCACCTTCCCAGCTGTTTAACTTCTGGTCAATGAGTTGCGCAGAGTtacagaaaaacaggaaaagcaaTTGAAAGTGAATGGCGCACACTGTCTTGGCAAAATTTCCCGAACTGACACTGCTTGCTTTGTTAACTTTGCTGAAATTTGCTAGGTCACTGCATTCATTGTCCATCATGCAGAGAATAACAGGAGTATTGCATCATCAGTTGTGCGAACGTCCGTAAAGACTGCACTGAACATTTCTGTGGAATAGAGAACTGAAATATTAGAACAAGATACAAATTTGGTAGCATAATCCTTTCCTGTAATATTTGCATCTCAGCTGGTCAGtctatatttaccagtcttgtagtggatgtccaggaaacagagacctaatgaccaacactaggctctggatgatcagcactgatggaacaatattattgaacaccatggtggtgtgataatattgaacaactgactggggtctggggtgggcttttatagggaaaaatgtcttggggcaaaggaaatccttgaacaaaggatttttcctgctgatccaaggtgaggtaatggtcttgagtgtcagaccattgacctgatggctgacccattatcttaatgaCCCTTAATGGGCGTTgaaacatagatggtcacaagaagGATGAGTCAGGGGAGGACTTTTGAGTAGATTAAGAGAAGTAGACAAAAGAACAGGTTTCGCCCAGATTGTGCTGTTGTCCATATTCAAATTctatttcctgagtatgggccaggcatgaggaggtgggggtgggggtgggggtccttgaagcattcttgcccacaagttcagacagtCTCAATATTgagtttctgaatccaaacagactcctttcagggcactgtcCTGCCAAGTCTGACAcggcagcattctgggagaaagagcATTCTCTCTCTTTCCGCACTGCTATAGGTCAGATTGGCTACAATTGATACCCTGACctcatccaaatccaaatccaaaacctttattaggcataaaaccagtgccaagaatttcaaatacaataaaaagatcattattgctcaacttgcagtacacagagtaaaaatatagcaacagcttcagagatttcaacattagagttatttagaagcttagccatttttattttatcagaaaggagcataaatcctgttggtaacacagttctcaaatcggttctgatgttgttgtattttgaacaatgaagcagaatatgagaaagtgtatcagttgtatcaggacaaaattgacagcaacgctcattttgtggagtaccagagaagcgaccttgaagatgtactgacggaaaagagttacaccttgctctagtcacgacccatctgcaattgtaattaataagttgttgcaggtatatagcagagctagatttctgagggataatcccaaagaatattggagagcaagagctttgcgctttgctcaggagaaattggtactcttgatcaaataatctagtctttaagcgatggtaaatctccggagcggtgagcatttgtagggcctcccaagagaagcccaaggaaaagatcttttttttcaatatgtagccagcatttcgaaagctgaagttctctcatttctaactgggacaaactgttagggtcagtgcagaaacaaagacgcagccaaaacttaaaagttacaacccatgcccttgtttctaataaatgttgccctgattccaaacaaagaacaccataggggacacaatgcggggtgccaaagatcttatataggaaactggattggatgctttccgatttctggtgccatgcttggatccagatggggataccatacaaaaggtgctgggccaccttagcgttaaacaccttcaacgctgctggtatgaatctaccaccattgatattaaagaatttcagtactgcagcggataaatttttgcaggctttaagggtgttatctctctgtatggtccaggttgacttatgatggaatattatcccaagatatttgaacaatttaacttgctcgatgtcagcaccttggatagaccatcttgaaggtctaaaaacattggaaaaaccacaattttagacttaattgggttaatgaccaacctgttgtttgaacagtattcaccacacttagtcagcatgtttctgagaccagatcttgttcttgataataaaactgcatcatcggcataaaggagaatagacagaggcacaccgttcagataggggcaatgaaagttgaaactattcaatgtgggggcaagatcatgcaaaaaagattaaatagcatgggtgctaatacacacccttgttttaccccctgagaaactggtattttgggtgttaaagatcctgatggtgtacaccttatctggcaggtgggattcctgtaaagagatctaattaataggagaagccCAGGTTCCATAGCGAGCTTCTGCAGTTTAAGCCATAGCAGCGATCTGTCAATAGAGTCAAAAGCCCCCTTAAAGTCaataaaggctgcaaaaagattggattTTCCTCTACAGAGGTATTTGGACACAAGTGCTTCCAACATCATACAGTGGTCCAGGGTGGTCTTTCCTTTCGTAAAGCCAACCTGCTCTATTCCAATTGGTCTATTAGTTGAAATCCAATTCAAAAGATGGTTAAGTaaatatttggcatacaatttacctgaaacagacagcaggctgattggtctgtagtttgaggGGAGATTACGGTCAccctttttaaacaatggaatgatGGTTGCGTTAGTCCACATTATGGGCACTGAGCCAGAGTCATTCACAGTAGTGAATAAGGCAGCTAACAGAGGGGACCACCAATTGGGAAAAGATTTGTAAATTTCTGCCGGGACCCCATCTGGACCCGGAGCTTTATTAGTTTTAAGATTACCAATTAGTGTTGTAATTTCCTCCTCTGTTACAGGAGGCCACCTAGGAATATCATTAGACAAAGGGGGCTCAACCCTAAGAGTATCAGAGTTCCCATTAttgaaaagattacaaaaatagctATGCCATATTGGGGGGTCAATAGTAGAGATGATAGTAGTAGAGGAACTCATTCCCCTAGCAACAAGGCGCCAAAAGCCTCTAGTATCGTTTGAGCGGGCTGCCTGTATGAGatgcttccatttctcattggttTGTTTATATAGCCCTTCGCGAAGAACACGCGATAGATGCCTCTTCAGCAGAAAATACTCAGCAGGAAGATTATTTAAACCTTGCTGTTTAGTCCTGCAGAATATTATTCGCATTTGCTTTTTTATAAGCCTACCCTCTTCAGAAAAATATGTGACAGTAGGAGTTCCTCGCAAAGAACCTGCTGGAATCGGCACTGCTAGAGCATCAACTAATTTCCTGGTCAGAACTTCAAACTTGCCAATACACTCAGCAGGTGAAGGAGATGATAATAGAGCATGCCTAAAAGACAGCATAAAGGGACTGTGTAATAGTGAATCTGCTTTAAATTTAGTTTCCTTATTCCAGTTAATTTTGTGCGGAGGGGATACTGGACTATTGTCATTCCTAATTGTTGATGCACAGGAAAATAATTGCAATACAAGTGGCATATGATcgctccaaacttggggggaaatcATGGCACGGtggataacattaaaacaagattgtgAGACTAAAAGGTAATCGATAACACTGTTACCACGCGGAGAGAGATAAGTAAAATCACCCATATCAGTAAGCTGAACCagcccatttaaaataattaaatcataaTGAAGACAGAATTTATTCATATTGGCGCCAGCATGGTTGCAGATGGTATCAGTTGAGAGTCTAGAGGCAGAAAAATGCCATGGTAGAGCCTCAGCTTCTAGGCCAGTCTGAGAAATAAGTTTCGACTCATCTTTACcaattctggcattaaaatcccCTGCCAACAACAACCTGTCAGGATTGTAATTTTGAAGAATATcattaacataattatataaacCCGACCAGAGTTGGCCGTTCTCTGAGACCTCAAGACTAGGGGGAAAATATAGATTTATAATTAGAAAAGTACAATGCTCCCCACTTAACAACAATGATTGAGCCCACTGCTCAAAAGGTTGGAGTTCCTTAATAGTAAAAGGAAAATTTACAGAAGTAAGGATAGCAAGGCCAGATTTAAAACGCTCTTTTGTATgacttttaaaagctgaaagatgATAGGTGTTAAACCCTGATAAATGTAAGGGGGGGCGGGGTAAGGGACCAAGTTTCTTGGAGCATAATTATATTGAGCCTGGTTAGGAGATTGGAAAATTCAACATCCTGGATCTTATTATGCCAACCAGCAATATTCcaagctaccctgtttctcctaatataagacatccccgaaaaaaagacatagtagaggttttgctgaggtgcgaaatataaggcatcccccgaaagtaagacatagcaaagtttttgtttggaagcatgcccgatgaacagaacacaggaaaaataagacatcccctgaaaataagacatagcacatctttgggagcaaaaattaacataagacactgtcttatatttggggaaacacggtatgatcTTTAAGCAATGATCAAATAGTCAATCTAATTCAATAAGTTTGTTTAAAGAGCCATTTGTGTCCTCGTAAACACATCCATTAGTCCCACTATTAGTTGCTTGAAGATGTAATCTATTCTTGAAGGGGGTTGAAATGTGTAGACCCATGGCTCTCACCAGCTGTTGGAGAACAGTTGGAAGAATTAGAGTTAATTCCAATATTAACAGACATAAGTTCCTGTGCCCAAGAGAGGCCTTCCGTCTGAGTGGGGTTATAAACATCTCTGAAAGCACGAGGATCCAGTTCGAGTTCTTCATTACTGGTCACAGAATAGGTCTCTAATTCAGATGGAGATGAGGATGAGTGGTCTCTGGGTATACACTCCAAAGAGGGCAAAAGTGAGCAAGTTTCTGAAATTTTAGTTTGTGTCGCTGCAGCAGGCAGACAGGGGTCAGGAATGCCAGCAGGCCTTGTAATCAGATTATTGTCCACTTGTAGACAGAAAAACAAGGGATCCTCAATTGGGTTCTGATTGCAGCCCACCTGTAGGTGCGCAGATGAAGCAGATAGAGCATCAACAGCAGAGGACTGACATCCATAAGGCACCAACTGGTTGGCTTTCAGACCCCCATCTGTATCTTTATCTGTAATAGTCTGGAAGTTCTTAGTTACATTGGGGGTTATGCGGGAAAACTTCTGTCTGCAGACTGGTACATCAGGTGGAATGAGCGGATGAATAAGAGTATTATGAAACATTCTTTTAACTATTACTCTTTGTTGAGCAAGCTTCCATTTTAAAGATTGTCCTAACAACAACTTAGGAATATAAGTAGTGTTAAATGATAATATAAGTCTTTGAGGACAAAAAGCAGGAAGGGAGCCAAAGGAGTCCAGGACCTTCACAGAGACTAGGTCGATATTCCTTCGATGGATTTGCATAAGATTACTGAGGTGATTTATTGCCAAGCTGGTTGAGTTCCAAACAGGGCGTTTATCCCTGAGATTAAATACATAAACACATACTTGCTTGGGCAAAAGAGTCAAAAATTGCCTTAGATGTCCTTGTAAACTAGGAGGCTTGCTGATTGTATTGCCAAAGTAATCTCTACGAGGACTGGGGCAATCTGTGGCAACCTCTCCACGGTGGGCAGACTGCTTATAGGAGATAGAAGACTGAGTACAACCTGTGCACCTGTTGTAAGACTGAGTATGGATGTTTGATTCAATCAGTTCTTTCAGGTTGTCAATTTTTccagctacattttttaaaactgctaagAATTTCCTGTAGAGAAGCTGCTGCAAGGATACAAAGTGATTGCAAATCAGGCTCAGGATTA harbors:
- the LOC125425414 gene encoding taste receptor type 2 member 41-like encodes the protein MSTILAIVFAALVLNTLFGMVANGFIVLFICIDWFRRRKLSPADLILCCLGLLRFTLQIIVILNITLYSFFIRTYFQTYMITINRTIWIFMNILDLWFAAWLSVLYFVKIGIFSHPLFLQMKQRFSRLAPWLLLGSMVFSAAVAIMTGK